In a single window of the Serratia quinivorans genome:
- the kgtP_1 gene encoding Alpha-ketoglutarate permease — protein MTETTSAIEDEGTADLAVQDKKKRIFAIVGASSGNLVEWFDFYVYSFCSIYFAASFFPAGNSTTQLLQTAGVFAAGFFMRPIGGWLFGYIADKHGRKNSMLISVCMMCAGSLVIACLPTYESIGSWAPVLLLVARLFQGLSVGGEYGTSATYMSEVAIKGRRGFYASFQYVTLIGGQLLALLVLVALQQILSTEELKAWGWRIPFAIGAVLAVVALYLRRSLNETSDAETRNHKDAGSLKGLWKNRKAFLMVLGFTAGGSLSFYTFTTYMQKYLVNTSGMDAKLASGIMTAALFIYMLLQPLVGALSDKIGRRSSMLIFASFATLLTVPILLTLKNVSNPYAAFGLIVLALFIVSFYTSISGLLKAEMFPPEVRALGVGLSYAVANAMFGGSAEYVALSLKSYGIENAFFWYVSGMCLLALIVSLRLHRKGKEIQL, from the coding sequence ATGACAGAAACAACCTCGGCCATTGAGGATGAAGGGACCGCCGATCTGGCTGTTCAGGACAAAAAGAAACGTATTTTCGCGATTGTTGGGGCCTCATCAGGGAATCTGGTGGAGTGGTTTGATTTTTACGTCTATTCCTTCTGTTCTATCTACTTTGCCGCCTCGTTTTTCCCCGCCGGCAACAGCACTACCCAGCTGCTGCAAACGGCCGGTGTGTTTGCCGCCGGTTTCTTTATGCGCCCAATTGGTGGCTGGTTGTTCGGTTATATTGCCGACAAGCATGGCCGTAAAAACTCGATGCTGATCTCGGTCTGTATGATGTGCGCCGGATCGCTGGTGATCGCTTGCTTACCGACCTACGAGTCGATCGGCAGTTGGGCACCGGTGCTGCTGCTGGTTGCACGCCTGTTCCAGGGGCTGTCGGTCGGCGGTGAATATGGTACCAGTGCCACCTATATGAGTGAGGTGGCCATAAAGGGGCGACGCGGGTTCTATGCCTCTTTCCAATATGTCACGCTGATTGGCGGCCAACTGTTGGCGTTGCTGGTTTTGGTGGCGCTGCAGCAAATCCTGTCCACGGAAGAGCTCAAAGCCTGGGGCTGGCGTATTCCCTTCGCGATAGGAGCGGTATTGGCCGTAGTGGCGTTGTATCTGCGCCGTTCACTGAATGAAACTTCCGATGCCGAAACCCGTAACCATAAGGATGCCGGTTCGCTGAAAGGGCTGTGGAAGAATCGCAAAGCCTTCCTGATGGTGCTGGGGTTTACCGCCGGTGGCTCGCTGAGTTTTTATACTTTTACCACTTACATGCAAAAGTATCTGGTCAATACCTCAGGGATGGATGCCAAGCTGGCCAGCGGTATTATGACTGCAGCCTTGTTTATCTATATGCTGCTGCAACCGTTGGTTGGGGCACTATCGGACAAGATTGGTCGCCGTAGCTCAATGCTGATCTTTGCCTCTTTCGCCACCTTACTCACAGTACCTATTCTGTTAACCTTGAAAAATGTCAGCAATCCCTATGCGGCATTCGGTCTGATCGTACTGGCACTGTTTATTGTCAGTTTTTATACTTCGATCAGTGGGTTGCTGAAAGCCGAAATGTTCCCGCCGGAAGTGCGGGCGCTAGGCGTTGGTCTGTCTTATGCGGTGGCTAATGCGATGTTTGGCGGGTCTGCAGAATATGTTGCTCTATCGCTGAAGTCATATGGTATAGAGAATGCCTTCTTCTGGTACGTTTCCGGCATGTGTCTGTTGGCGCTGATCGTTTCACTTCGCTTGCATCGCAAGGGGAAAGAGATCCAACTGTGA
- a CDS encoding lipoprotein has protein sequence MRPLRCLFVLPFVLFTSGCTHWANDSWTGKDKAQHFVSSAAFAAAGAAYGDHQNWSEARSRSFGLMFSIGLGAAKELYDSREGGTGWSWKDFAWDVAGAATGYSLYHATR, from the coding sequence ATGCGCCCACTCCGCTGTCTGTTTGTGCTGCCCTTTGTCCTGTTCACCAGCGGTTGCACCCATTGGGCAAATGACAGCTGGACCGGAAAAGACAAGGCGCAGCATTTTGTCTCTTCTGCTGCCTTTGCCGCCGCGGGTGCCGCTTATGGCGATCATCAAAACTGGAGTGAGGCCCGCAGCCGGAGCTTTGGCCTGATGTTTTCGATCGGGCTGGGTGCCGCCAAAGAGCTGTATGACAGTCGCGAAGGCGGCACCGGCTGGAGCTGGAAAGATTTTGCCTGGGATGTGGCAGGGGCGGCTACGGGGTATAGCCTGTACCACGCCACCCGTTGA
- the pssA gene encoding CDP-diacylglycerol--serine O-phosphatidyltransferase yields the protein MLSKFKRSKHQQHLAQLPKLPQTVADVRTLYTPSDYRATLLELIANATQRIYLVALYLEHDDAGRDILNALYQAKQRCPELEICILVDWHRAQRGRIGAAAANTNADWYCSMADQHPGLPVPIYGVPVNTREALGVLHLKGFVVDDTVIYSGASINDVYLHQHEKYRYDRYQLIANGELANTLVDYIKQHLLTAGAVQRLDRDDRPKSPEIKNETRLFRFGLRRAGYQFSNNASNDELAVTPLVGLGKQSILNKTIHHLMSSADQKLTLCTPYFNLPALLVRNIIYLLRQGKQVEIIVGDKTANDFYIPEDQPFKIIGALPYLYEINLRRFLSRLQRYIDTGQLIVRLWKDGDNSYHLKGMWVDDEWQLITGNNLNPRAWRLDLENAILIHDPKQEMREQRHKELECIRTHTTVVGHYLELQSIQEYPIKVRKLIRRLRRIRIDRLISRIL from the coding sequence ATGTTGTCAAAATTTAAACGTAGCAAACATCAACAACACCTTGCACAACTGCCCAAACTCCCTCAGACGGTAGCTGATGTACGTACTTTGTACACGCCGTCTGATTACCGTGCCACCCTGCTGGAATTAATCGCTAACGCCACCCAACGCATTTATCTGGTCGCTCTGTATCTGGAGCATGACGACGCCGGGCGCGATATTCTCAACGCACTTTATCAGGCGAAGCAGCGGTGTCCGGAGCTGGAGATTTGCATTTTGGTCGACTGGCATCGTGCCCAGCGTGGGCGCATCGGCGCCGCGGCCGCCAATACCAACGCCGACTGGTACTGCTCAATGGCAGACCAGCATCCGGGGCTGCCGGTGCCGATATACGGCGTGCCGGTCAACACCCGTGAAGCCTTGGGCGTGTTGCACCTGAAAGGTTTTGTTGTCGACGATACCGTGATTTACAGCGGTGCCAGTATCAATGACGTTTACCTGCATCAGCATGAAAAATACCGTTACGATCGCTACCAACTGATCGCTAACGGTGAATTGGCCAATACCCTGGTCGATTACATCAAACAGCATCTGCTGACCGCCGGCGCCGTACAACGTTTGGATCGTGACGATCGCCCGAAAAGCCCCGAGATCAAAAACGAAACTCGCCTGTTCCGCTTCGGCCTGCGTCGTGCCGGCTATCAGTTTAGCAACAACGCCAGCAACGATGAGCTGGCGGTAACACCGCTGGTTGGGCTGGGCAAACAAAGCATACTGAATAAAACCATTCACCACCTGATGTCCAGCGCCGATCAGAAACTGACTCTGTGCACCCCCTATTTCAATCTGCCGGCGCTGCTGGTGCGCAATATTATTTATCTGTTGCGCCAGGGCAAGCAGGTGGAAATCATTGTCGGTGATAAAACCGCTAATGACTTCTATATTCCGGAAGATCAGCCATTTAAAATTATCGGCGCTCTGCCTTACCTGTACGAAATCAACCTGCGACGCTTTCTCAGCCGTCTGCAGCGTTATATCGATACCGGTCAGCTGATTGTTCGCCTGTGGAAAGACGGCGATAACAGCTATCACCTGAAAGGCATGTGGGTGGATGACGAATGGCAGTTGATTACCGGTAATAACCTCAATCCACGCGCCTGGCGGTTGGATCTGGAAAATGCCATTCTGATCCACGATCCCAAGCAGGAAATGCGTGAGCAGCGGCATAAAGAGCTGGAATGCATCCGTACCCATACCACCGTGGTGGGACACTATCTGGAATTGCAAAGCATCCAGGAGTATCCGATCAAAGTGCGTAAGCTGATCCGCCGTCTGCGCCGTATCCGTATCGACCGATTGATTAGCCGTATACTGTAA
- a CDS encoding Uncharacterized conserved protein, which yields MVKSGRSQQAQLLLNSQQGLDAAYDAAIQRAGLLRVQDTHELFSAVETLSHMHPLRGERLMIVSNGAAPAAMALDELLGRNGKLAQLGDEILAQLGEALPEFIQAGNPIDLRDDATPQRYLAAVKTLLDSHDYDALLLIHAPSAAAPGTITAERIIEAVRQHPRGKRITLLTNWCGEYSSQEARRLFTEAGIPTYRTPEGAVTAFMHMVEYRRNQKQLKETPALPVGLTANTADAHRLIQQALAEGATQLDTHEVQSILQAYDLTTLPTWIAEDSAEAVHIAEQIGYPVALKLRSPDIPHKSEVQGVMLYLRTATEVQRAADAILDRVKRTYPQARIHGLLVQSMANRAGAQELRIAVEQDAIFGPLIMLGEGGIEWRQENQVAVALPPLNMALARYLVLQAVKGGKIRGRSALRPLDIPGLSRLLVQVSNLILDCPEITRLDIHPVLASGSEFTLLDVSMQLAPFVGDPQARLAIRPYPHELEETIGLKDGSQCLFRPILPEDEPALKHFIDRVTKEDLYYRYFSEINEFTHDDLANMTQIDYDREMAFVAVRDEQIIGVTRALSDPDNTDAEFAVLVRSDLKGLGLGRQLLEKMIAYARAHGLTRLTGITMPNNRGMIGLAQRLGFGIDVQIEDGIVNLTLPLQAEKAQ from the coding sequence GTGGTCAAAAGCGGCCGCAGCCAGCAGGCCCAACTGTTGCTTAACAGCCAACAGGGGCTGGATGCCGCCTACGATGCCGCTATCCAGCGCGCCGGTTTGTTGCGCGTGCAGGATACCCATGAGCTGTTCTCCGCAGTAGAGACCCTGAGCCATATGCACCCGCTGCGCGGCGAGCGGCTGATGATCGTCAGCAACGGTGCGGCACCGGCCGCTATGGCTCTGGACGAGCTGTTGGGCCGTAATGGCAAGCTGGCGCAGTTGGGCGACGAGATCCTGGCGCAGCTTGGCGAGGCTTTGCCCGAATTTATCCAAGCCGGCAACCCGATAGACCTGCGTGATGACGCGACACCGCAACGTTATCTGGCGGCGGTTAAAACGCTGCTCGACAGTCATGACTACGACGCCTTACTGCTGATCCACGCTCCAAGCGCGGCGGCCCCGGGCACCATTACTGCCGAACGTATTATCGAAGCGGTACGTCAGCACCCGCGGGGCAAACGCATTACGCTACTCACCAATTGGTGCGGTGAATATTCCTCGCAGGAAGCCCGACGGCTGTTTACCGAGGCCGGCATACCCACCTATCGCACCCCGGAAGGCGCGGTGACCGCGTTTATGCATATGGTGGAATACCGCCGTAATCAGAAACAGCTAAAAGAAACCCCGGCGCTCCCGGTCGGCCTGACCGCCAACACCGCCGATGCCCACCGATTAATTCAACAGGCGCTGGCCGAAGGCGCTACGCAGCTCGATACTCACGAGGTGCAATCGATTCTGCAGGCCTATGATCTGACCACGCTGCCAACCTGGATTGCCGAAGACAGCGCCGAAGCGGTGCATATCGCCGAGCAAATTGGCTACCCGGTAGCCCTGAAATTGCGTTCGCCGGATATCCCCCACAAGTCTGAAGTCCAGGGCGTTATGCTCTACTTGCGCACCGCGACCGAAGTGCAGCGGGCAGCAGATGCGATCCTTGACCGGGTGAAACGCACCTATCCGCAGGCACGTATCCACGGCTTGCTGGTGCAGAGCATGGCCAACCGCGCCGGAGCGCAAGAGCTGCGTATTGCGGTGGAACAAGATGCCATTTTTGGCCCCTTGATCATGCTGGGCGAAGGGGGTATCGAATGGCGGCAGGAAAATCAGGTCGCGGTGGCGCTGCCGCCGCTGAATATGGCGCTGGCGCGCTATCTGGTATTGCAGGCGGTAAAAGGAGGAAAAATCCGCGGGCGCAGTGCCCTGAGGCCACTGGATATTCCCGGGCTGAGTCGCCTGTTGGTGCAAGTCTCCAATCTGATCCTCGACTGTCCGGAAATCACCCGGCTGGACATCCACCCGGTACTGGCCTCCGGCAGCGAGTTCACCCTGCTGGATGTTTCCATGCAGCTTGCCCCCTTTGTGGGTGACCCGCAGGCAAGGCTGGCGATCCGTCCTTATCCCCATGAGCTGGAAGAAACCATTGGGTTGAAAGATGGTTCGCAATGCCTGTTCCGGCCGATCCTGCCGGAAGATGAACCTGCGTTGAAACACTTTATCGATCGCGTGACCAAGGAAGACCTCTACTATCGCTACTTCAGTGAGATCAACGAGTTTACCCATGACGATTTGGCTAACATGACGCAGATCGACTACGATCGAGAAATGGCTTTTGTAGCAGTGCGTGATGAACAGATTATAGGCGTAACCCGCGCGCTATCCGACCCGGACAATACCGATGCAGAATTTGCCGTGCTGGTGCGTTCCGATCTGAAAGGACTCGGTCTGGGACGCCAACTGCTGGAAAAAATGATCGCCTATGCCCGAGCCCATGGGTTGACCCGTCTGACCGGTATCACCATGCCGAACAACCGTGGAATGATCGGGCTGGCACAGCGGTTGGGTTTTGGCATTGATGTGCAGATCGAGGACGGTATCGTCAATTTGACCCTGCCGCTGCAGGCGGAGAAAGCGCAGTGA
- a CDS encoding Uncharacterized conserved protein — protein sequence MSQRGLEALLRPKSIAVLGASQQPGRAGNLMMSNLLAGGFNGPVMPVTPRYKAVCGVMAYPDVASLPISPDLAILCTHAQRNLALIEELGKRGCKTAIVLSSPPEQFAELKACAQRYSMRLLGPNSLGLLAPWQGINASFSPVPILKGKLAFISQSAAVANTILDWAQQREVGFSYFIALGDSLDIDVDDLLDFLARDSKTSAILLYLENISDARRFLSASRSALTQQTDSGGQKRPQPAGPTVA from the coding sequence ATGAGCCAGCGAGGGTTAGAAGCGCTTTTACGTCCTAAATCGATTGCCGTTCTCGGCGCTTCACAACAGCCCGGCCGCGCCGGTAACCTGATGATGAGCAACCTGCTGGCCGGCGGTTTCAACGGGCCGGTGATGCCGGTCACACCGCGCTACAAGGCAGTGTGTGGCGTCATGGCCTACCCAGACGTCGCCAGCCTGCCCATCAGCCCCGATTTGGCGATACTTTGTACCCATGCGCAGCGCAACCTGGCATTGATTGAAGAGCTGGGCAAGCGCGGCTGCAAAACTGCCATTGTGCTCTCCTCCCCGCCGGAACAGTTCGCCGAGCTGAAAGCCTGTGCGCAGCGTTATTCGATGCGCCTGCTGGGGCCAAACAGCCTCGGCCTGCTGGCTCCCTGGCAAGGCATTAACGCCAGTTTCTCACCGGTCCCCATTCTCAAAGGCAAGCTGGCGTTTATTTCCCAGTCCGCCGCCGTGGCCAACACCATTCTCGACTGGGCGCAACAGCGTGAGGTTGGCTTTTCCTATTTTATCGCGCTGGGCGATAGCCTGGATATTGACGTCGACGACCTGCTGGACTTTCTGGCGCGCGACAGTAAAACCAGCGCCATTTTGCTGTATCTGGAAAACATCAGCGATGCACGGCGCTTTTTATCCGCCTCGCGCAGCGCCCTCACGCAACAAACCGATTCTGGTGGTCAAAAGCGGCCGCAGCCAGCAGGCCCAACTGTTGCTTAA
- a CDS encoding Uncharacterized conserved protein: MTDNAVLRLRQFRLERSTRPFLARGNRVPRCQGCLLPHKNCLCDSIRPQPAASRFCLIMFGAEPLKPSNTGRLIADILPETQAFLWSRTEVDPALLAAINDPERQPYVVFPASYAAPERPVFSELPAGGKPPLFIMLDGTWTEASKMFRKSPYLNQFPVFSLNVTAASNYQLREASRIEQHCTAEVAAALLQQAGDVAAANGLAEHFHYFRQQYLAGKPTRPEAPVTAKPSQNA, translated from the coding sequence ATGACCGACAACGCCGTCCTTCGCCTGCGCCAATTTCGCCTGGAACGCTCTACTCGCCCTTTTCTGGCGCGTGGCAACCGCGTACCGCGTTGTCAGGGCTGCCTGCTACCCCATAAAAACTGCCTGTGTGACAGTATCCGGCCACAGCCTGCCGCCAGCCGTTTTTGCCTGATCATGTTTGGTGCAGAACCGCTGAAACCGAGCAATACCGGCCGACTGATCGCCGATATTCTGCCGGAAACCCAGGCATTTCTTTGGTCGCGCACCGAGGTTGACCCTGCCCTGCTGGCGGCGATTAACGATCCCGAACGCCAGCCTTACGTGGTGTTTCCCGCGTCCTATGCCGCCCCCGAGCGGCCGGTGTTCAGCGAATTGCCTGCCGGTGGCAAACCGCCGTTGTTTATTATGCTCGATGGCACCTGGACCGAGGCGAGCAAAATGTTCCGTAAAAGCCCGTACCTTAATCAGTTCCCGGTATTCTCACTCAACGTGACCGCCGCTTCGAATTACCAACTGCGCGAAGCCAGCCGCATCGAACAGCACTGCACGGCCGAAGTGGCGGCAGCGCTGTTGCAGCAAGCCGGTGACGTGGCCGCCGCTAACGGGCTGGCCGAGCATTTTCACTATTTCCGTCAACAGTATCTGGCCGGGAAACCTACCCGCCCGGAGGCACCGGTCACAGCAAAGCCGTCGCAAAACGCCTAG
- the trxC gene encoding Thioredoxin-2, which produces MNTVCPACNATNRVPEERVADGAKCGRCGHALFDGEVINATAATLDSLLQDGLPVVVDFWAPWCGPCVSFAPIFEDVAEERAGKVRFVKVNTEAEPELSARFRIRSIPTIMLFREGKMVDMLNGAMPKTPFDNWLNELV; this is translated from the coding sequence ATGAATACAGTTTGTCCAGCTTGTAATGCCACCAACCGCGTGCCTGAAGAACGAGTGGCTGACGGCGCGAAATGCGGCCGTTGCGGCCATGCGCTCTTTGACGGCGAGGTGATCAACGCCACCGCCGCCACACTGGACTCGTTGTTGCAGGATGGCCTGCCAGTGGTGGTCGATTTTTGGGCGCCGTGGTGCGGCCCCTGCGTCAGTTTTGCCCCGATCTTTGAAGACGTCGCCGAAGAGCGTGCCGGCAAAGTTCGCTTCGTTAAAGTCAACACCGAGGCAGAACCCGAACTGAGCGCCCGTTTCCGCATCCGCAGCATTCCAACCATTATGCTGTTCCGCGAAGGGAAAATGGTCGACATGCTCAACGGTGCCATGCCGAAAACGCCGTTCGATAACTGGCTCAATGAACTAGTTTAA
- the rlmB_2 gene encoding 23S rRNA (guanosine-2'-O-)-methyltransferase RlmB encodes MNDSFSGKNGKVKVMYVRSDDDNNSDDRNKNKRPAGKGRPADGARSSGRTGQDKPRGNNDRRGSGSDSRRSESDRPRRPAHNEDRGGYDSPWKTVSRGPEEEPAFDHGGISGKSFIDPEQLRRQRAEETRVYGENACQALFASRPDAIVRAWFVQSVTPRFREALRWMAANRKAYHVVDEEELAKASGTEHHGGVCFLIKKRQGLDAQTYLKEAPAKDCVLALEEVGNPHNLGAIVRSCAHFGVNGVLLQDPAVLESGAAVRTAEGGAEHIKAINADDFLSVLDTFRKAGYAIVTTSSHKGTPLAQAKLPAKMVLVLGQERDGLSDSAWQQGDMNVSIGGTGKVESLNVSVATGILLADWWRQNQA; translated from the coding sequence ATGAACGATTCATTTAGTGGCAAGAACGGTAAAGTTAAAGTGATGTACGTCCGCAGTGACGACGACAACAACAGCGACGACCGTAACAAGAATAAGCGTCCGGCCGGCAAAGGCCGTCCGGCAGACGGTGCGCGCTCTTCGGGCCGTACCGGTCAGGACAAGCCGCGCGGTAATAACGATCGCCGTGGCTCTGGCTCTGATTCCCGCCGCAGTGAAAGCGATCGTCCTCGCCGTCCAGCGCACAATGAAGACCGTGGCGGTTATGATTCGCCGTGGAAAACCGTGTCACGTGGCCCGGAAGAAGAGCCGGCGTTTGATCACGGCGGCATCAGCGGCAAGAGCTTTATCGATCCAGAGCAGTTGCGTCGTCAGCGTGCGGAAGAAACCCGCGTTTACGGTGAAAACGCCTGTCAGGCCCTGTTTGCCAGCCGTCCGGACGCTATCGTCCGCGCCTGGTTCGTACAGTCGGTCACGCCACGTTTTCGTGAAGCACTGCGCTGGATGGCGGCAAACCGCAAAGCCTATCACGTGGTGGATGAAGAAGAGCTGGCCAAAGCGTCCGGCACCGAACACCACGGCGGCGTTTGCTTCCTGATTAAAAAGCGTCAGGGTCTGGATGCGCAAACCTATCTGAAAGAAGCCCCGGCGAAAGACTGCGTGCTGGCGCTGGAAGAAGTAGGCAACCCGCACAACCTGGGTGCTATCGTGCGTTCTTGCGCTCACTTTGGCGTGAACGGCGTGTTGCTGCAGGATCCGGCGGTGCTGGAATCAGGTGCTGCGGTGCGTACGGCCGAAGGCGGCGCGGAACACATCAAGGCAATTAACGCCGATGACTTCCTGTCGGTGCTGGATACCTTCCGCAAGGCGGGTTACGCCATCGTCACCACCTCGAGCCACAAAGGGACTCCATTGGCGCAGGCTAAGCTGCCGGCCAAAATGGTACTGGTACTCGGCCAGGAACGTGACGGCCTGAGCGACAGTGCCTGGCAGCAGGGCGACATGAACGTGTCTATCGGCGGTACCGGCAAGGTGGAAAGCCTGAACGTATCGGTCGCGACCGGCATTTTGCTGGCTGACTGGTGGCGTCAAAACCAGGCCTAA
- the emrB_2 gene encoding Multidrug resistance protein B, whose protein sequence is MAQKPLEGAQLAWMTVALAMATFMQVLDSTIANVAIPTIAGNLGSSNSQGTWVITSFGVANAISIPITGWLAKRVGEVRLFLWSTALFVLASWLCGISNSLGMLIFFRVIQGVVAGPLIPLSQSLLLNNYPPAKRAMALALWSMTVIVAPIFGPILGGYISDNYHWGWIFFINIPIGAVVILVAMSTLKGRETKTEIKPIDTIGLVLLIVGIGSLQVMLDQGKELDWFNSTEIIVLTVVAVVALVFLIIWELTDDHPVVDLSLFKSRNFTVGCLCISLAYMLYFGAIVLLPQLLQEVYGYTATWAGLASAPIGLIPVLLSPIIGKFGNRLDMRRLVTFSFIMYAVCFYWRAYTFEPGMDFGASAWPQFVQGFAIACFFMPLTTITLSGLPPERMAAASSLSNFTRTLAGSIGTSITTTLWTQRESQHHSQLAEFVNPYSPQSQDMYRQLEQIGMSKQQASAYIANEITAQGLIISANEIFWLSAGVFLVLLALVWVAKPPFSSGGGGGGAH, encoded by the coding sequence TTGGCACAGAAACCGCTTGAAGGTGCCCAGCTCGCCTGGATGACGGTCGCGCTCGCCATGGCGACCTTTATGCAGGTGCTGGACTCCACCATTGCCAACGTGGCGATCCCGACCATCGCGGGTAACCTCGGGTCTTCCAACTCGCAGGGTACCTGGGTGATCACCTCGTTTGGCGTGGCGAACGCTATCTCGATCCCGATCACCGGCTGGCTGGCGAAGCGCGTCGGTGAAGTGCGGCTGTTCCTTTGGTCCACCGCACTGTTCGTGCTCGCTTCCTGGCTGTGCGGCATCTCCAACAGCCTGGGCATGCTGATCTTCTTCCGCGTGATCCAGGGCGTGGTCGCAGGGCCACTGATCCCGCTGTCGCAAAGTCTGTTGCTGAACAACTATCCGCCCGCCAAGCGAGCGATGGCCCTGGCGCTATGGTCGATGACGGTGATCGTCGCGCCAATATTCGGGCCTATCCTCGGCGGTTATATCAGTGATAACTATCACTGGGGCTGGATCTTCTTCATCAATATTCCGATTGGCGCCGTAGTGATCCTGGTGGCGATGTCGACGTTGAAAGGCAGGGAAACCAAAACCGAGATCAAACCGATCGACACCATCGGTCTGGTGCTGTTGATCGTCGGTATTGGTTCGCTGCAGGTGATGCTCGATCAGGGCAAGGAGCTGGACTGGTTCAACTCCACCGAGATAATAGTGCTAACGGTGGTGGCGGTGGTGGCGCTGGTGTTCCTGATCATCTGGGAACTGACGGATGACCACCCGGTGGTGGATCTGTCGCTGTTCAAGTCGCGCAACTTTACCGTCGGCTGCCTGTGTATCAGCCTGGCCTATATGCTGTACTTCGGCGCTATCGTGCTATTGCCGCAGCTGCTGCAGGAGGTGTATGGCTATACCGCCACCTGGGCGGGGCTGGCTTCGGCGCCAATCGGGTTGATACCGGTATTGCTGTCGCCGATCATCGGCAAGTTCGGTAACCGGCTCGACATGCGACGGCTGGTGACCTTCAGCTTCATTATGTATGCCGTGTGCTTTTACTGGCGCGCCTATACGTTTGAACCGGGAATGGACTTTGGCGCCTCGGCCTGGCCGCAGTTTGTCCAGGGCTTCGCCATTGCCTGCTTCTTTATGCCATTGACCACCATTACGCTGTCCGGCCTGCCGCCGGAACGTATGGCGGCGGCATCGAGCCTGTCGAACTTTACCCGTACGCTGGCGGGGTCGATCGGGACGTCGATCACCACCACGCTGTGGACTCAGCGCGAGTCGCAACACCACTCGCAGCTGGCGGAGTTTGTGAATCCTTACAGCCCGCAGTCGCAGGACATGTACCGGCAACTGGAACAGATTGGCATGAGCAAGCAGCAGGCGTCGGCCTATATCGCCAACGAGATCACCGCGCAGGGGCTGATTATCTCGGCTAACGAGATATTCTGGCTGTCCGCTGGGGTGTTCCTGGTGCTGCTGGCGCTGGTCTGGGTGGCGAAACCGCCATTCAGCTCCGGCGGTGGGGGCGGCGGCGCTCACTAA
- the yibH_4 gene encoding Inner membrane protein yibH: MSASAETQTPPQPVGKKKQRKFWLLLMTVIFVVIGVAYLVYWFLVLRHHQETDDAYVSGNQVQIMAQVNGSVNSVNFDNTDYVKQGDVLLTLDPTDAEQALERAKTGLANSVRQTHQLIINSKQYQANIALRKSDLSKAENDLKRRVVLGSLDAIGREELQHARDAVDSAKAALEVAVQQYNANQAMVLNTPLEQQPAIQQSAAQMRDAWLALQRTKIISPITGYVSRRSVQVGAQIAAGSPLMAVVPADHIWVDANFKETQIANMRIGQSATVVSDIYGDDVVYSGKVVGIDMGTGSAFSLLPAQNATGNWIKVVQRLPVRIELDAKQIADHPLRIGLSTLVKVDTTNLDGRVLSDVVRDKPLYQTDALALNLAPVNQMIADVIHANAG; the protein is encoded by the coding sequence ATGAGCGCAAGCGCGGAGACTCAGACCCCGCCACAACCTGTCGGCAAAAAGAAGCAGCGCAAGTTTTGGCTGCTGTTGATGACGGTTATTTTCGTTGTTATTGGGGTGGCATATTTAGTGTATTGGTTCCTGGTGTTGCGTCATCATCAGGAAACGGACGACGCCTATGTGTCCGGTAACCAGGTGCAGATCATGGCCCAGGTGAACGGTAGCGTTAACAGCGTCAACTTCGACAATACCGACTACGTGAAGCAGGGGGATGTGCTGCTCACGCTGGATCCGACCGATGCCGAACAGGCGCTTGAACGCGCCAAAACCGGCCTGGCCAACAGCGTGCGTCAGACCCACCAGCTGATCATCAACAGCAAGCAGTATCAGGCCAACATTGCCCTGCGCAAGTCTGACCTGAGCAAGGCGGAGAACGATCTGAAGCGCCGCGTGGTACTGGGCAGCCTTGACGCCATCGGCCGTGAAGAACTGCAACATGCGCGTGATGCGGTCGACAGCGCCAAAGCGGCACTGGAAGTGGCGGTTCAGCAATACAACGCCAACCAGGCGATGGTGCTGAACACCCCGCTGGAGCAACAGCCGGCTATCCAACAGTCCGCTGCGCAAATGCGTGACGCCTGGCTGGCCTTGCAACGTACCAAAATCATCAGCCCGATCACCGGCTATGTGTCCCGCCGCAGCGTACAGGTTGGCGCGCAAATCGCCGCCGGTTCCCCGCTGATGGCGGTGGTGCCTGCCGATCACATCTGGGTGGACGCCAACTTCAAAGAAACCCAGATCGCCAATATGCGCATCGGTCAATCGGCCACCGTGGTCAGTGATATTTACGGTGACGACGTGGTGTACAGCGGCAAAGTGGTCGGTATCGATATGGGCACCGGCAGCGCCTTCTCTCTGCTGCCTGCGCAGAATGCTACCGGTAACTGGATCAAGGTGGTTCAGCGCCTGCCGGTACGTATTGAACTGGATGCCAAGCAAATCGCCGATCATCCGCTGCGTATCGGTCTGTCGACGCTGGTGAAAGTGGACACCACCAACCTGGACGGCCGCGTGCTGTCTGACGTGGTGCGTGACAAGCCGTTGTATCAGACCGACGCGCTGGCGTTGAACCTGGCACCGGTTAACCAGATGATCGCCGACGTGATCCATGCGAATGCCGGCTAA